One Vitis riparia cultivar Riparia Gloire de Montpellier isolate 1030 chromosome 4, EGFV_Vit.rip_1.0, whole genome shotgun sequence genomic window carries:
- the LOC117912873 gene encoding adagio protein 1-like, giving the protein MEWDSNSEEGSGGEDEEGFLLSDGGPLPFSAGSLLETAPCGFVVSDALEPDFPIIYVNTGFELVTGYRAEEILGRNCRFLQCRGPFAKRRHQLVDSTVVSEIRRCLELGVEFQGDLLNFRKDGSPLMNRLRLTPIYGDDKTITHVIGIQFFTEANLDLGPLPGSVTKESYRSFDRFSSDLMSSRSIPSGSVNTGHEVCEMFQLSDEVLSHKILSRLTPRDIASVASVCKRLDQLTKNEDLWRLVCQNAWGCETTRVLETVPGAKRLGWVRLARELTTLEAAAWRKLTVGGAVEPSRCNFSACAVGNRVVLFGGEGVNMQPMNDTFVLDLNATNPEWQHVKVSSPPPGRWGHTLSCVNDSLLVVFGGCGRQGLLNDVFVLDLDAKHPTWREISGLAPPLPRSWHSSCTLDGTKLVVSGGCADSGVLLSDTFLLDLATIEKPVWREIPVAWTPPSRLGHSLSVYGGRKILMFGGLAKSGPLRFRSSDVFTMDLSEEEPCWRCVTGSGMPGSGNPAGTAPPPRLDHVAVSLPGGRILIFGGSVAGLHSASQSYLLDPTDEKPTWRILNVPGRPPRFAWGHSTCVVGGTRAIVLGGQTGEEWMLSELHELSLASYVV; this is encoded by the exons ATGGAGTGGGACAGCAATTCGGAGGAGGGCAGCGGAGGCGAGGACGAAGAGGGATTCTTGCTCAGTGATGGTGGTCCGCTGCCGTTCTCCGCCGGGAGTTTGCTCGAAACGGCGCCGTGTGGGTTTGTGGTGTCCGACGCTTTGGAGCCCGACTTCCCCATTATATATGTGAACACTGGGTTTGAACTCGTTACTGGCTATAGAGCTGAGGAAATTCTGGGTCGGAATTG CCGTTTCCTCCAATGTAGAGGACCTTTTGCTAAAAGAAGACATCAACTGGTGGACTCCACTGTAGTTTCAGAAATTCGTAGATGCCTTGAGCTTGGGGTGGAATTCCAAGGGGATTTATTAAACTTCAGAAAAGATGGGTCTCCATTGATGAACAGACTGCGGCTGACGCCAATTTATGGGGATGACAAAACCATAACCCATGTTATTGGTATTCAGTTCTTTACAGAAGCAAATCTTGATCTGGGGCCGCTTCCGGGATCTGTTACCAAGGAGTCTTACAGATCTTTTGACCGATTCTCTTCTGATCTCATGTCTTCCCGCTCTATTCCATCTGGGAGTGTAAATACTGGTCATGAAGTTTGTGAGATGTTTCAACTGAGCGATGAAGTATTGTCTCACAAGATACTCTCTCGGTTGACACCTAGGGACATTGCTTCCGTTGCTTCTGTATGTAAACGACTTGATCAGTTAACAAAGAATGAGGATCTTTGGAGATTGGTTTGCCAAAATGCATGGGGCTGTGAAACAACTAGGGTTTTAGAGACAGTGCCTGGGGCAAAGAGACTAGGGTGGGTCCGACTAGCTAGGGAATTAACAACTCTTGAAGCTGCTGCATGGAGGAAGCTAACAGTTGGAGGTGCTGTGGAGCCTTCTCGTTGCAATTTCAGTGCATGTGCTGTTGGGAATCGCGTTGTTCTCTTTGGTGGTGAAGGGGTTAACATGCAACCAATGAATGACACATTTGTATTGGATTTAAATGCTACTAACCCTGAATGGCAACATGTTAAGGTGAGCTCTCCACCCCCAGGCCGTTGGGGTCACACCCTTTCTTGTGTGAATGATTCCCTTTTGGTTGTCTTTGGAGGCTGTGGAAGGCAGGGTTTACTGAATGATGTATTTGTATTGGATTTGGATGCAAAGCATCCTACATGGCGTGAGATTTCAGGATTGGCCCCACCGCTTCCCAGATCCTGGCACAGCTCCTGCACTCTGGATGGCACTAAGTTGGTAGTTTCAGGTGGTTGTGCAGACTCCGGAGTCCTTCTCAGTGACACTTTTCTGCTTGATCTTGCAACAATTGAGAAACCTGTCTGGAGAGAGATTCCAGTTGCATGGACCCCACCTTCTCGTTTGGGTCACTCACTCTCGGTTTATGGAGGCAGGAAGATTTTGATGTTTGGCGGTCTAGCCAAGAGTGGGCCTCTTCGGTTCCGCTCCAGTGATGTTTTTACTATGGATCTTAGCGAAGAAGAACCATGCTGGAGATGTGTAACTGGAAGTGGGATGCCTGGTTCTGGAAATCCAGCTGGTACAGCTCCTCCTCCTCGCCTTGATCATGTGGCCGTGAGCCTTCCAGGTGGCAGGATTCTGATCTTTGGTGGTTCTGTAGCTGGTCTTCACTCTGCATCTCAGTCATATCTACTGGACCCAACTGATGAGAAACCTACTTGGAGAATATTAAATGTGCCCGGGCGCCCCCCAAGATTTGCTTGGGGGCATAGTACATGTGTTGTTGGAGGAACAAGAGCTATAGTGCTTGGAGGACAAACTGGAGAGGAGTGGATGCTGAGCGAGCTCCATGAGCTTTCATTGGCGAGCTACGTTGTGTGA
- the LOC117912766 gene encoding protein KAKU4 isoform X3 — MSTIFRARRTVEPRSGGKVVRGRRVAAARTPYYRPTLEPPVPENPSWLVSTTRMIASGAGKLISSVFGSDSSSSSSSSSSASSGGESSAEDNVDEDNNDMDTSSHRADKLTKTEAATEIIKSFRKEPQPSTGKSETKCLIEQLLMQETFSREECDRLIEIISSRAIGCPTAEDGLYGRLSEHPNRIVDSDAPMPDLRTAVMEAKKWLEEKKLASSLKSGVHHETSTLNSVMLPHVNEGEAGSPVDMAKSYMRTRPPWASPSMSNELKTPSPTGMHLFKEETPYSLGRNSLSSSKLKRDAFASGSWNIQEEIRRVRAKATEDMLGSSPSMKIDLSEFGHKASQNSLVADRTGVDLRDKMHYSNSLTALKSINASSNLASGPATCLGLAVSDTTRDGFRNGALSLNPTISVSEQNQEKEGEVDAASNSHHPVTVEVASDLHNDLLNCGVELPAPGSVDTVLQNVDGDDCTKDSHGLDQQLNSVIDSNVQGKRDVWNASPGQ, encoded by the exons ATGTCCACCATTTTTAGGGCTCGCCGGACCGTCGAACCCCGATCCGGCGGCAAAGTCGTGAGAGGCCGTAGAGTCGCCGCCGCCAGAACTCCCTACTACCGCCCGACCTTGGAACCTCCGGTTCCGGAAAACCCTAGCTGGCTCGTTTCTACTACTCGGATGATTGCCTCCGGCGCTGGAAAGCTTATCTCGTCCGTATTCGGTTCCGACTCCTCGTCTTCGTCTTCTTCGTCGTCCTCGGCTTCTTCCGGCGGCGAATCGAGTGCgg AGGATAATGTTGACGAGGACAACAATGATATGGATACCTCTTCTCATAGGGCTGACAAATTGACCAAG ACTGAGGCAGCAACAGAAATTATTAAGTCCTTCAGGAAGGAGCCTCAACCATCAACAGGAAAGAGTGAAACAAAGTGTTTAATCGAGCAGTTACTTATGCAGGAGACCTTTTCAAG GGAGGAATGTGATAGGTTAATAGAGATTATTAGCTCGCGAGCTATAGGTTGTCCTACTGCAGAAGACGGATTGTATGGGAGATTAAGTGAGCATCCTAACAGAATAGTTGACAGTG ATGCACCAATGCCTGATCTCAGAACAGCTGTAATGGAGGCAAAAAAGTGGTTAGAGGAGAAGAAGCTGGCATCAAGTTTGAAGTCAGGAGTGCATCATGAGACAAGCACTTTGAATTCTGTCATGCTACCACAT GTTAATGAAGGTGAAGCGGGTTCACCAGTGGATATGGCCAAATCATATATGCGGACCCGTCCTCCATGGGCATCCCCATCAATGAGCAATGAACTCAAAACACCATCACCAACAGGGATGCATCTTTTCAAGGAAGAAACACCATATTCACTTGGTCGCAATTCTTTGTCCTCATCTAAG CTGAAGAGGGATGCTTTTGCCTCTGGGTCCTGGAATATCCAGGAAGAAATACGAAGAGTGCGTGCTAAGGCAACAGAAGACATGCTTGGCAGTTCCCCTTCCATGAAAATTGATTTGTCTGAATTTGGACATAAGGCCAGCCAAAATTCCTTAGTAGCTGATAGAACAGGAGTGGATTTGAGAGACAAAATGCACTACTCAAATTCTTTAACAGCTCTCAAGTCAATAAATGCATCTTCAAACTTGGCCTCAGGGCCTGCAACATGTCTTGGTTTGGCAG TTTCTGATACAACACGAGATGGGTTTAGAAATGGAGCTTTATCATTGAATCCGACTATTTCCGTTTCTGAACAAAATCAG GAAAAGGAGGGGGAAGTTGATGCTGCTTCTAACTCTCATCACCCTGTTACTGTGGAGGTTGCTTCAGACCTACATAATG ATTTGCTGAATTGTGGAGTTGAGCTTCCTGCGCCAGGAAGTGTTGACACTGTATTGCAAAA TGTTGATGGTGATGATTGCACTAAGGACAGCCATGGGCTGGACCAGCAGCTCAATTCTGTGATAGATAGCAATGTGCAAG
- the LOC117912612 gene encoding uncharacterized protein LOC117912612: protein MPINKESTPPPIIGKAGRYTVFITPPSTPKPSENGLPSSPKKVAVSTPPPPVQPPPHRFEKQPPPASGASVFGLFWDAVAKVQNAHSSLDEYLADWFGLNQSKYQWALDDYYRGKGVGSEDAKAKEMTGKGQSV, encoded by the exons ATGCCAATCAACAAAGAATCCACGCCTCCGCCAATTATCGGAAAAGCCGGCCGGTACACGGTGTTCATCACTCCTCCTTCTACTCCCAAACCCTCCGAAAATGGCCTGCCTAGCTCTCCCAAGAAAGTGGCGGTCTCGACTCCGCCGCCGCCGGTGCAGCCTCCGCCGCATCGGTTCGAGAAGCAGCCGCCGCCTGCTTCGGGCGCCTCGGTGTTTGGGTTATTCTGGGACGCGGTGGCTAAAGTGCAGAATG CGCATTCGAGTTTGGATGAGTATTTGGCGGATTGGTTCGGGTTGAATCAGTCGAAGTATCAGTGGGctttggatgattactacagaGGCAAGGGTGTG GGAAGTGAGGATGCTAAAGCTAAGGAAATGACCGGAAAAGGGCAGAGTGTGTAA
- the LOC117912608 gene encoding rust resistance kinase Lr10-like isoform X1: MSSYDYSPPSNNSGITAGAVILSLVVLGIIVVISLVCARKAKKAIVTELQAAVAPPPVNTIQVWEVDTPTMEKFFQELAREKPVRFTAQQLCSFTDNYTTTLGSGGFGMVYKGQFPNGVKIAVKVLNRSPDRQAEEQFMAEVGTIGRTYHINLVRLYGFCYDQFMSALVYEYLENGSLDKYLFSKAQEVEWEKLHHIAVGTAKGIAYLHEECVQRIIHYDIKPGNILLDANFFPKVADFGLARLCNRDGTHLTVSGYRGTPGYSAPEFLLKNHPITHKCDVYSFGMLLFEIVGRRRNNAKVGSNESMDWFPKHTWEEYEKGDLAAMTVACGIEEKDREKAERMSMVALWCVQDSPDSRPPMSAVVKMLEGGVEVMPPPKPFHYLYSVGMNVFQQANETGTNSSYATSEETSSIWYKETTPIMAKYEIQVASS, from the exons ATGTCTTCATATGACTACTCTCCTCCAAGCAACAACTCTGGGATTACAGCAGGAG CCGTAATATTGAGCTTGGTGGTGCTTGGAATTATCGTTGTTATCTCTCTCGTTTGTGCAAGGAAAGCGAAGAAGGCTATTGTGACAGAATTGCAAGCGGCAGTGGCTCCCCCACCTGTGAATACGATACAGGTTTGGGAGGTTGATACACCAACAATGGAGAAGTTCTTCCAAGAATTAGCGAGGGAGAAGCCGGTCAGGTTCACTGCTCAGCAGCTATGCAGCTTCACTGATAACTACACCACAACACTGGGTTCTGGAGGGTTTGGAATGGTTTACAAGGGGCAGTTCCCCAATGGGGTCAAGATTGCAGTGAAGGTCCTGAATAGGAGTCCAGACAGACAAGCTGAAGAACAGTTCATGGCAGAGGTGGGAACCATAGGCAGGACTTACCATATCAATCTAGTCAGGCTCTATGGTTTCTGCTATGATCAGTTCATGAGCGCACTTGTCTACGAATATCTGGAAAATGGATCCCTGGACAAGTACTTGTTCAGCAAGGCACAAGAAGTCGAGTGGGAGAAGCTGCATCATATAGCAGTTGGGACAGCAAAGGGCATAGCTTACTTACATGAAGAATGTGTACAAAGAATCATTCACTATGACATAAAACCCGGTAACATTCTTCTTGATGCTAACTTCTTTCCTAAGGTTGCAGACTTTGGGCTTGCTAGGCTTTGTAACAGGGACGGCACCCACCTGACAGTCTCAGGATATAGAGGGACTCCAGGCTACTCAGCACCAGAATTTTTACTGAAAAACCATCCCATAACCCATAAGTGtgatgtttatagctttgggATGCTGTTGTTTGAGATAGTTGGGAGGAGGAGGAATAATGCCAAAGTTGGTTCTAATGAGAGCATGGATTGGTTCCCCAAACATACTTGGGAAGAGTATGAGAAAGGGGATTTAGCAGCAATGACTGTGGCCTGTGGAATTGAAGAGAAGGACAGGGAGAAAGCAGAGAGAATGTCTATGGTGGCTCTATGGTGTGTTCAGGACTCACCAGACTCGAGGCCTCCAATGAGTGCTGTGGTAAAGATGCTGGAGGGAGGAGTAGAAGTCATGCCACCGCCAAAACCATTTCATTATCTGTACTCAGTAGGGATGAACGTGTTCCAGCAGGCAAATGAAACTGGTACGAATTCAAGCTATGCAACAAGTGAAGAAACCAGTTCAATTTGGTACAAGGAAACCACCCCAATCATGGCCAAGTATGAGATACAAGTAGCTAGTTCTTAA
- the LOC117912610 gene encoding rust resistance kinase Lr10-like has product MSSPTDNNSGVAAAVIVSSLVVVGKIAFIYLLCARKARKPVVKELQAREVDAPTMERFFQEIAKEKPVRFTAQQLCSFTANYSTTLGSGGFGVVYKGLFLNGVKIAVKVLNRSPDRQAGKQFMAEVGTIGRTYHMNLVRLYGFCHDQFMSALVYEYLENGSLDKYLFSEAREIEWEKLHHIAVGTAKGIAYLHEECVQRIIHYDIKPGNVLLDANFFPKVADFGLAKLCNRDNTHLTVSGYRGTPGYSAPEFLLKNHPITHKCDVYSFGMLLFEIVGRRRNAKVGSNESMDWFPKHVWEEYEKGDLAAMTVACGIEEKDREKAERMSMVALWCVQDSPDSRPLMSAVAKMLEGGVEVMPPPKPFHYLYSVGMNVFQQANETGTSSSYATSEETNSIWYKETTPIMAKYEIQVASS; this is encoded by the exons ATGTCTTCTCCGACAGACAACAACTCTGGGGTTGCAGCAGCAG TCATAGTATCGAGCTTGGTGGTAGTAGGAAAAATCGCTTTTATCTATCTCCTTTGTGCAAGGAAAGCAAGGAAGCCCGTTGTGAAAGAATTGCAGGCGAGGGAGGTTGATGCACCAACAATGGAGAGGTTCTTCCAAGAAATAGCAAAAGAGAAGCCAGTCAGATTCACCGCTCAACAGCTATGCAGTTTCACTGCTAACTACTCGACAACACTGGGTTCTGGAGGGTTTGGAGTGGTTTACAAAGGGCTGTTCCTGAATGGGGTCAAGATTGCAGTGAAGGTCCTGAATAGGAGTCCAGACAGACAAGCTGGAAAACAGTTCATGGCAGAGGTGGGAACCATAGGCAGAACTTACCATATGAATCTAGTCAGGCTCTATGGTTTCTGCCATGATCAGTTCATGAGTGCACTTGTCTACGAATACCTGGAAAACGGATCCCTGGACAAGTACTTGTTCAGTGAGGCACGAGAAATCGAGTGGGAGAAGCTGCATCATATAGCAGTTGGGACAGCAAAGGGCATAGCTTACTTACATGAAGAATGTGTACAAAGAATCATTCACTATGACATAAAACCTGGCAACGTTCTCCTTGATGCTAACTTCTTTCCTAAGGTTGCAGACTTCGGGCTTGCTAAGCTTTGTAACAGGGACAACACCCACCTGACAGTCTCAGGATATAGAGGGACTCCAGGCTATTCGGCCCCAGAATTTTTACTGAAAAACCATCCTATAACCCATAAATGtgatgtttatagctttgggATGCTGTTGTTTGAGATAGTTGGGAGGAGGAGGAATGCCAAAGTTGGTTCTAATGAGAGCATGGATTGGTTCCCCAAACATGTTTGGGAAGAGTATGAGAAAGGGGATTTAGCAGCAATGACTGTGGCCTGTGGAATTGAAGAGAAGGACAGGGAGAAAGCAGAGAGAATGTCTATGGTGGCTCTATGGTGTGTTCAGGACTCACCCGACTCAAGGCCTCTGATGAGTGCCGTGGCAAAGATGCTGGAGGGAGGAGTAGAAGTCATGCCACCACCAAAACCGTTTCATTATCTATACTCAGTAGGGATGAACGTGTTCCAGCAGGCAAATGAAACCGGTACAAGTTCAAGCTATGCAACAAGTGAAGAAACCAATTCAATTTGGTACAAGGAAACCACACCAATCATGGCCAAGTATGAGATACAAGTAGCTAGTTCTTAA
- the LOC117912608 gene encoding rust resistance kinase Lr10-like isoform X2 translates to MSSYDYSPPSNNSGITAGAVILSLVVLGIIVVISLVCARKAKKAIVTELQAAVAPPPVNTIQVWEVDTPTMEKFFQELAREKPVRFTAQQLCSFTDNYTTTLGSGGFGMVYKGQFPNGVKIAVKVLNRSPDRQAEEQFMAEVGTIGRTYHINLVRLYGFCYDQFMSALVYEYLENGSLDKYLFSKAQEVEWEKLHHIAVGTAKGIAYLHEECVQRIIHYDIKPGNILLDANFFPKVADFGLARLCNRDGTHLTVSGYRGTPGYSAPEFLLKNHPITHKCDVYSFGMLLFEIVGRRRNNAKVGSNESMDWFPKHTWEEYEKGDLAAMTVACGIEEKDREKAERMSMVALWCVQDSPDSRPPMSAVVKMLEGGVEVMPPPKPFHYLYSVGMNVFQQANETGTNSSYATSEETSSIWYKETTPIMAKYEIQVASS, encoded by the exons ATGTCTTCATATGACTACTCTCCTCCAAGCAACAACTCTGGGATTACAGCAGGAG CCGTAATATTGAGCTTGGTGGTGCTTGGAATTATCGTTGTTATCTCTCTCGTTTGTGCAAGGAAAGCGAAGAAGGCTATTGTGACAGAATTGCAAGCGGCAGTGGCTCCCCCACCTGTGAATACGATACAGGTTTGGGAGGTTGATACACCAACAATGGAGAAGTTCTTCCAAGAATTAGCGAGGGAGAAGCCGGTCAGGTTCACTGCTCAGCAGCTATGCAGCTTCACTGATAACTACACCACAACACTGGGTTCTGGAGGGTTTGGAATGGTTTACAAGGGGCAGTTCCCCAATGGGGTCAAGATTGCAGTGAAGGTCCTGAATAGGAGTCCAGACAGACAAGCTGAAGAACAGTTCATGGCAGAGGTGGGAACCATAGGCAGGACTTACCATATCAATCTAGTCAGGCTCTATGGTTTCTGCTATGATCAGTTCATGAGCGCACTTGTCTACGAATATCTGGAAAATGGATCCCTGGACAAGTACTTGTTCAGCAAGGCACAAGAAGTCGAGTGGGAGAAGCTGCATCATATAGCAGTTGGGACAGCAAAGGGCATAGCTTACTTACATGAAGAATGTGTACAAAGAATCATTCACTATGACATAAAACCCGGTAACATTCTTCTTGATGCTAACTTCTTTCCTAAGGTTGCAGACTTTGGGCTTGCTAGGCTTTGTAACAGGGACGGCACCCACCTGACAGTCTCAGGATATAGAGGGACTCCAGGCTACTCAGCACCAGAATTTTTACTGAAAAACCATCCCATAACCCATAAGTGtgatgtttatagctttgggATGCTGTTGTTTGAGATAGTTGGGAGGAGGAGGAATAATGCCAAAGTTGGTTCTAATGAGAGCATGGATTGGTTCCCCAAACATACTTGGGAAGAGTATGAGAAAGGGGATTTAGCAGCAATGACTGTGGCCTGTGGAATTGAAGAGAAGGACAGGGAGAAAGCAGAGAGAATGTCTATGGTGGCTCTATGGTGTGTTCAGGACTCACCAGACTCGAGGCCTCCAATGAGTGCTGTGGTAAAGATGCTGGAGGGAGGAGTAGAAGTCATGCCACCGCCAAAACCATTTCATTATCTGTACTCAGTAGGGATGAACGTGTTCCAGCAGGCAAATGAAACTGGTACGAATTCAAGCTATGCAACAAGTGAAGAAACCAGTTCAATTTGGTACAAGGAAACCACCCCAATCATGGCCAAGTATGAGATACAAGTAGCTAG TTCTTAA